Proteins from a genomic interval of Anatilimnocola floriformis:
- a CDS encoding CRTAC1 family protein — translation MVLAFARRAILLSAVVLITSLASAAEPASVFKFKDAGDEAGLFPAVAEIAGHGCGWGDVNGDGWPDLYVGTFGGLPYKSKSNQLFLNKNGKFVKDEQSSLQITGRANGAIFVDFDNDGDLDLYATNHAIKSGKPETAHFLTPNALFRNDENGKFTNISQDCGACPEGMACRSACALDYNGDGLLDLLVGECFFQGGKSRTRLYRNDGNLKFTDVTKEAGLPEENTGFGVAAGDVNGDGLPDVFVSGRHHGNRLFLGGKDHKFTELPKENGDFLWTNYKDGDDTTCGVTFGDVNRDGLIDIVHGSHFSSPWRNDVGVRLYLNRGVKDGLPKFEDVSSQVGLVPLPLKSPHVEIQDFDNDGWPEIYTSIVKFAEGRPYPFIFKNNGVKDGLPQFTCDALAANDFPTEEDKAITSSGKFFAKMEADKKIVYSAPGPCCDFDRDGDIDMFLPNWWTGLRSLLLQNETAGGKWLDVTVTGQGKVNRQGIGAVVRIYPAGKLGQANALLGVQEISVGRGYASGGEAAVHFGLGQTDKVDIEVTLPHCQGRVEKKDVAANQRIAL, via the coding sequence ATGGTTCTGGCCTTTGCTCGCCGTGCTATTTTGCTCAGCGCGGTTGTTCTCATCACTTCGCTGGCCTCTGCTGCCGAGCCGGCGTCGGTCTTCAAATTCAAAGATGCGGGCGACGAAGCGGGGCTCTTTCCTGCCGTGGCCGAGATCGCCGGGCATGGCTGCGGTTGGGGCGATGTGAACGGCGACGGCTGGCCCGATTTGTACGTCGGCACGTTCGGCGGCCTGCCCTACAAGAGCAAGAGCAATCAGCTCTTCTTGAATAAGAACGGCAAGTTTGTAAAGGACGAGCAATCGTCGTTGCAGATCACCGGCCGGGCCAACGGCGCGATCTTTGTCGACTTCGACAACGACGGCGATCTCGATTTGTATGCGACCAATCACGCCATCAAAAGTGGCAAGCCCGAGACTGCGCACTTCCTCACTCCCAACGCTCTCTTTCGCAACGATGAGAACGGCAAGTTCACCAACATCTCGCAGGACTGTGGCGCGTGCCCGGAAGGAATGGCTTGCCGCAGCGCGTGCGCGCTCGATTACAACGGCGATGGTTTGCTCGATCTGCTCGTCGGCGAATGTTTCTTTCAAGGCGGCAAAAGTCGAACCCGGCTCTATCGCAACGACGGCAATCTAAAATTCACCGACGTGACGAAAGAAGCAGGCCTGCCGGAAGAGAACACCGGCTTTGGTGTCGCTGCCGGAGATGTGAATGGCGATGGTTTGCCCGATGTGTTCGTCAGCGGTCGGCATCATGGCAATCGATTGTTTCTCGGCGGCAAAGATCACAAGTTTACCGAGTTGCCGAAGGAGAACGGCGATTTCCTGTGGACGAATTATAAGGACGGCGACGACACGACCTGCGGGGTGACTTTTGGCGATGTGAATCGTGATGGCTTGATCGATATCGTGCACGGCTCGCACTTCAGCTCGCCCTGGCGGAACGACGTGGGCGTGCGGCTGTACCTGAATCGCGGCGTGAAAGATGGCCTGCCGAAATTTGAAGACGTGAGCAGCCAGGTCGGCCTGGTGCCGCTGCCGCTGAAGAGCCCGCACGTGGAGATTCAAGACTTCGACAACGACGGCTGGCCGGAGATTTATACGAGCATTGTGAAGTTCGCCGAAGGTCGGCCGTACCCGTTCATCTTCAAAAACAACGGCGTGAAGGACGGCCTGCCGCAGTTCACTTGCGATGCGCTCGCTGCCAATGATTTTCCGACGGAAGAAGACAAAGCGATCACCAGCTCAGGAAAATTCTTCGCCAAGATGGAAGCCGACAAGAAGATCGTCTATTCCGCGCCGGGCCCCTGCTGCGACTTCGACCGTGATGGCGACATCGATATGTTCCTGCCCAACTGGTGGACCGGTTTGCGCTCTCTTCTTTTGCAGAACGAAACTGCCGGCGGCAAGTGGCTCGACGTGACGGTCACCGGCCAAGGCAAAGTAAATCGCCAAGGAATCGGCGCGGTCGTGCGCATCTATCCCGCCGGCAAACTCGGCCAGGCCAACGCCCTGCTCGGCGTGCAAGAAATCAGCGTCGGCCGCGGCTACGCCTCGGGCGGAGAAGCCGCCGTCCACTTCGGCCTCGGCCAGACCGACAAAGTCGACATCGAAGTCACCCTGCCCCACTGCCAAGGCCGCGTGGAGAAGAAAGACGTCGCTGCGAATCAAAGAATCGCCCTCTAA
- a CDS encoding c-type cytochrome, which translates to MKRILSWAACWLAMTASVVAAGDPALPGNHPLTQPQAGEVLIAELRCAACHSDIPRSSWPEKTAPDLSEAGARISPQYLQRFLASPASVHPSTTMPDVLASRPEAERAQIAEALTHFLVAQSKTHFTASRSEQADREQGKSLFHSVGCVACHGPKEALADAPPIGQPNEEDEDDDPETKARKAIKPIAVPLAHVATKYSVKSLSDFLFQPLRVRTSGRMPDMKLTPVEAQAIASYLAGAQPSQDQALEPQEKLVTQGKRYFQELNCAACHALPGITAAPLVKSLQTADLSRGCLSKTSTRSPRFELAEAQVKAIAAAVQAEPQVDTNPLVVAKTMTAFRCVACHVRDDYGGVPEAYSHYFVGSEQKLGDDGRIPPPLTLLGAKLQPTWLKKVLFDGESVRHYMATRMPQYGTANLQHLPAVVAKLDVLQSKTMNIPAAENRSEADRNREKLLRAGGRDLLGDKGLNCVACHTFNGKAAPGSQGIDLVTTTQRLQPGWFNSYVRNPGAFRPRTVMPSAWSNGIAAHQTILDGNTDMQIEAIWYYLSLGTSAAGPSGIRGVSTRLTVADQARTFRGRSRVAGYRGIAVGLPEKLSYAFNAETGALSALWQGDFIGVNWSGQGSGDFNPASEAITLAQDVSFSKLADENAPWPLLPVMTKEAKTNPDPLYPKNHGYQFRGYFVGEMAIPTFLYRSGDIEIEDRSIATGADEQQQLKRVLQFESPQKQVIWFRALTGDIKQESERVYRSGRLRLTIPAVETKLRSLSDEPKRAELLLHLQIPQGKSSLEFQYEPLKK; encoded by the coding sequence ATGAAACGCATCCTCTCCTGGGCGGCCTGTTGGCTCGCGATGACGGCCTCCGTTGTCGCCGCCGGCGATCCTGCCCTGCCCGGCAATCATCCTCTCACGCAGCCACAAGCAGGCGAAGTGCTGATCGCGGAGCTGCGCTGCGCAGCCTGCCATAGCGATATCCCGCGCAGTTCGTGGCCCGAGAAAACAGCGCCTGACTTGAGCGAAGCCGGCGCGCGAATCTCGCCGCAATACCTGCAGCGATTTTTGGCATCTCCCGCGTCGGTTCATCCGAGCACGACGATGCCCGATGTCTTAGCGTCGCGACCGGAAGCCGAACGAGCGCAGATCGCCGAAGCACTAACGCATTTCCTGGTGGCTCAGTCAAAGACGCACTTCACGGCGAGTCGCAGCGAGCAGGCCGATCGGGAGCAAGGCAAATCGCTATTTCATTCGGTCGGCTGCGTGGCCTGTCATGGTCCCAAGGAAGCGCTCGCCGATGCACCGCCGATCGGACAGCCCAATGAAGAGGACGAGGACGACGACCCGGAGACCAAAGCCCGCAAAGCGATCAAGCCGATCGCGGTTCCACTCGCTCATGTCGCGACCAAGTACAGCGTGAAGTCGCTCAGCGACTTTTTGTTTCAACCGCTGCGCGTCCGCACTTCGGGCCGCATGCCCGATATGAAATTGACTCCCGTGGAAGCGCAAGCGATTGCTAGTTATTTGGCCGGAGCACAACCGTCGCAAGATCAAGCATTGGAGCCACAAGAAAAACTGGTGACGCAGGGAAAGAGGTATTTTCAAGAGCTGAACTGCGCTGCTTGTCACGCACTGCCAGGCATTACTGCGGCGCCGCTGGTCAAATCTTTGCAAACGGCCGATCTGAGTCGCGGCTGTTTGTCGAAAACCAGCACACGCAGTCCACGCTTCGAACTCGCCGAGGCACAGGTCAAAGCGATTGCCGCCGCCGTGCAGGCCGAACCGCAGGTCGACACGAATCCGCTGGTCGTCGCAAAGACAATGACAGCGTTTCGCTGCGTGGCCTGTCATGTGCGCGACGACTACGGCGGCGTGCCCGAAGCGTACAGTCATTACTTTGTCGGTAGCGAACAGAAGCTGGGCGACGATGGTCGCATTCCTCCGCCGCTGACGTTGCTGGGCGCGAAGTTGCAGCCCACCTGGCTGAAAAAAGTGCTCTTTGATGGCGAAAGCGTGCGACATTACATGGCCACGCGCATGCCGCAGTACGGCACGGCCAATCTGCAACACTTGCCTGCCGTCGTTGCAAAGCTCGACGTGCTGCAAAGCAAAACGATGAACATCCCTGCCGCTGAAAATCGCTCCGAAGCCGATCGCAATCGCGAAAAGCTGTTGCGGGCCGGCGGTCGAGATCTGCTCGGCGACAAAGGATTGAACTGCGTCGCTTGTCATACTTTCAACGGCAAAGCCGCACCGGGGAGCCAGGGAATCGACCTGGTGACGACCACACAACGACTGCAGCCCGGTTGGTTCAACAGCTATGTGCGCAACCCCGGCGCGTTTCGCCCGCGCACCGTCATGCCGAGCGCGTGGTCGAACGGCATCGCTGCGCACCAGACCATTCTCGATGGCAATACCGACATGCAGATCGAAGCCATCTGGTATTACCTCTCGCTCGGCACTTCGGCGGCCGGTCCATCGGGCATTCGCGGTGTGAGCACTCGGCTGACTGTCGCGGACCAGGCCCGAACCTTTCGTGGACGCAGTCGCGTCGCCGGTTATCGCGGCATCGCGGTCGGCTTGCCGGAGAAACTGAGCTACGCCTTCAACGCCGAAACGGGAGCACTCTCCGCCCTCTGGCAGGGCGACTTCATCGGCGTGAATTGGAGCGGCCAGGGCTCGGGAGATTTCAATCCGGCCAGCGAAGCCATCACGCTCGCGCAGGATGTTTCCTTCTCCAAGCTGGCCGACGAAAACGCTCCCTGGCCGTTGCTGCCGGTGATGACCAAAGAAGCCAAGACCAATCCCGATCCGCTCTACCCCAAGAATCACGGCTATCAGTTCCGCGGCTACTTTGTCGGCGAGATGGCGATTCCCACGTTCCTGTATCGCAGCGGCGACATCGAGATCGAAGATCGGTCGATCGCCACGGGAGCCGATGAGCAACAGCAGTTGAAACGCGTGCTGCAATTCGAATCGCCACAAAAGCAAGTCATTTGGTTTCGCGCGCTGACTGGAGACATCAAGCAAGAGTCCGAGCGCGTTTATCGCAGCGGCCGACTGCGGCTCACGATTCCTGCCGTCGAGACGAAACTGCGTTCGCTCTCCGACGAGCCGAAGCGAGCGGAACTGTTGCTGCATTTGCAGATTCCTCAAGGCAAATCCTCGCTGGAGTTTCAATATGAACCACTCAAAAAGTAG
- a CDS encoding GGDEF domain-containing protein gives MGLLMLGLPTTVALAAVVLLGYMFGQRTAATTTEQMQLRRELKRARGIIRDLEKVAQQVRRDLARHQGSLGKFASRLRNLSEAGECEPIDMLANETDKLLVPTELLTTRLTQAYEMIRQQADRLMCFSADMRTDVLTGFGNRQACEDTLALQIKMQQCGVTCSLATFDIDLFGHLNDEQGSVRGDQVLRQVAQILDQYTRESDVIFRYGGEEFVVLLPGTGLGGAAAFAERMRSIIERLSPVTISCGVAEAMAHDDAAMLFARADAALYSAKVAGRNQVYQHTGKSMIAVPCRQPAIATTVREQASQDQAVRETIRSVSQTLALQAVPAVPRPNIAHTSDKRESTLV, from the coding sequence ATGGGACTGTTGATGTTGGGTTTGCCGACTACGGTGGCGCTGGCTGCCGTAGTGCTCTTGGGTTACATGTTCGGTCAACGGACCGCCGCGACCACGACGGAACAAATGCAACTGCGGCGCGAACTGAAGCGGGCGCGCGGCATTATTCGCGATTTGGAAAAAGTCGCGCAGCAGGTTCGCCGCGACCTGGCCCGGCATCAAGGAAGCCTCGGCAAGTTTGCTTCGCGACTGCGCAATCTGAGCGAAGCCGGCGAATGCGAACCGATCGATATGCTGGCCAATGAAACCGATAAACTGCTCGTGCCGACCGAACTGCTCACCACGCGGTTGACGCAGGCTTATGAAATGATCCGCCAGCAGGCCGACCGCCTGATGTGCTTTAGCGCCGACATGCGGACCGATGTGCTGACCGGTTTTGGCAATCGCCAGGCCTGCGAAGACACACTGGCCCTGCAAATCAAGATGCAGCAGTGCGGCGTGACTTGCTCGCTGGCGACGTTCGATATCGATCTCTTCGGCCACCTGAACGACGAGCAAGGTTCGGTGCGGGGCGACCAGGTGCTACGGCAAGTCGCGCAGATTCTCGATCAATACACCCGCGAGTCGGACGTGATCTTTCGCTACGGCGGCGAGGAATTCGTCGTGCTGCTCCCCGGAACCGGGTTGGGCGGCGCTGCGGCTTTTGCCGAGCGGATGCGGAGCATCATCGAACGCCTCTCGCCGGTCACCATCAGCTGCGGCGTAGCCGAAGCCATGGCTCACGACGATGCGGCGATGCTTTTTGCTCGCGCCGATGCAGCGCTCTACTCCGCCAAGGTCGCCGGCCGCAACCAGGTGTATCAGCACACCGGCAAATCGATGATTGCCGTTCCCTGTCGCCAGCCGGCGATCGCCACCACCGTTCGCGAGCAGGCCAGCCAGGATCAAGCCGTACGAGAAACGATTCGCTCGGTTTCGCAAACGCTGGCCCTGCAAGCCGTGCCGGCCGTGCCGCGGCCAAACATTGCCCACACCAGCGACAAGCGCGAAAGCACGCTGGTCTAA
- a CDS encoding ThuA domain-containing protein, producing MPACRSTLRLMLLCSLLLLAVLQGQAAEHPIPESPLWLTYAGEKVPGAGKHIVLIAADQEYRSEYSMPMLAKILAQHHGFHCTVLFSLNKDNEVDPTQKIRWEDKTVTHSIPGLEHLEKCDLVILFSRLLSLPPEQLQHIYRYLDSGKPIIGIRTANHGFLDFDYRVDGKRVDFGEAVLGGSFRNHHGRWQQDSTRGVIVEQNKDHPVLTGVKDIWGTSDVYRTYKEGGSLPAGCLPLVEGQPLMGRKHDDEVNTALIPLPVAWVKTWIGNGGKTARVFHVTMGSAQDFQSEGLRRMTVNAGYWCLGMEAEINGKSCMDIVGTYEPLDSGFNYKKLNVVPRKPDFYK from the coding sequence ATGCCTGCCTGTCGATCAACTCTCCGCCTGATGCTGCTGTGCTCGCTCCTGCTGCTCGCGGTCCTGCAAGGGCAAGCCGCTGAGCATCCCATTCCCGAGAGTCCGCTGTGGCTCACCTACGCGGGCGAGAAAGTGCCCGGCGCGGGGAAGCACATCGTGTTGATCGCTGCCGATCAGGAATATCGGAGCGAGTACTCGATGCCGATGCTGGCGAAGATTCTTGCGCAGCATCACGGCTTTCATTGCACGGTGCTGTTCAGTTTGAACAAGGACAACGAGGTCGATCCAACGCAGAAGATTCGCTGGGAAGACAAAACGGTCACGCACAGCATTCCCGGCCTCGAGCATTTGGAGAAGTGCGACCTGGTCATCCTGTTCAGCCGACTTCTCTCCTTGCCGCCCGAGCAACTGCAGCACATCTATCGCTATCTCGATTCCGGCAAACCGATCATCGGCATTCGGACGGCGAATCATGGCTTTCTGGATTTCGACTATCGCGTCGATGGTAAACGAGTCGACTTCGGCGAAGCCGTGCTCGGTGGTTCGTTTCGCAATCATCACGGCCGATGGCAACAGGATTCCACGCGCGGCGTGATTGTGGAACAGAACAAAGATCATCCGGTGCTGACCGGCGTAAAAGATATCTGGGGCACATCCGATGTCTATCGCACTTACAAAGAAGGTGGCAGCTTGCCCGCGGGTTGCCTGCCGCTAGTCGAAGGACAGCCACTGATGGGGCGCAAGCACGACGACGAAGTGAACACCGCGCTCATTCCTCTGCCGGTCGCTTGGGTGAAAACATGGATCGGCAACGGCGGGAAGACGGCGCGCGTCTTCCATGTGACGATGGGGAGTGCGCAAGATTTTCAGAGCGAAGGCCTGCGGCGAATGACCGTGAACGCAGGCTATTGGTGCTTGGGAATGGAAGCAGAAATCAACGGCAAATCGTGCATGGATATCGTTGGAACGTACGAACCACTCGATAGCGGATTCAATTACAAAAAGCTGAACGTCGTGCCGAGGAAACCGGACTTTTATAAGTAG
- a CDS encoding PIN/TRAM domain-containing protein: MPLLVLRCVFMMVAIGVATLFVGMLKTYISETYVPWLIFVGILGLAGAVIGADIFIPRKQIDIISGVYFGLLIGTFLTYMFMLALQPLLGPLPENKLAHDVAQLLIGMILCYTCISVLLQTKDDFRFIIPYVEFAKEVKGLKPYILDTSVVIDGRIADLAETNILDSQLIMPRFVLGELQAIADSSDKLRRARGRRGLDMLNKLRNNPAVDLKIFDRELPELANQAVDMKLVLLAKHLGGKVVTGDYNLNKVAKLHNVQVVNLNDISNSLKPVFLPGESVAVRIVKAGEEMGQGVGYLDDGTMIVVEGGRDHVGKEVKISVTSVLQNSAGRMIFGKYSAA, translated from the coding sequence ATGCCACTGCTTGTCCTTCGTTGCGTGTTCATGATGGTCGCGATCGGCGTGGCAACGCTGTTCGTTGGCATGCTGAAGACGTACATCAGCGAAACGTATGTGCCGTGGCTTATTTTCGTAGGCATTCTGGGCCTCGCAGGCGCGGTCATCGGCGCCGACATCTTTATTCCGCGTAAACAGATCGACATCATCTCGGGCGTTTACTTCGGTCTGCTGATCGGCACGTTCTTGACCTACATGTTCATGCTTGCGCTCCAGCCGTTGCTGGGACCGCTGCCAGAAAACAAGCTCGCGCACGATGTGGCCCAGCTGCTCATCGGTATGATCCTCTGCTACACGTGCATCAGCGTGTTGCTGCAAACCAAGGACGACTTCCGGTTCATCATTCCTTATGTGGAATTTGCCAAGGAAGTGAAGGGCCTCAAACCTTATATCCTCGATACGAGCGTGGTCATCGACGGCCGCATCGCCGACCTGGCCGAGACGAACATTCTCGATAGTCAGCTGATCATGCCGCGGTTTGTGCTGGGCGAACTGCAAGCGATTGCCGATAGCAGCGACAAGCTGCGCCGGGCTCGCGGCCGCCGTGGTCTCGATATGCTCAACAAGCTGCGGAACAATCCCGCCGTCGATCTGAAGATTTTCGATCGCGAGCTGCCTGAGCTGGCCAATCAGGCCGTCGATATGAAACTGGTGCTGCTCGCCAAGCATCTCGGCGGCAAGGTCGTGACCGGCGATTACAACCTGAACAAGGTCGCCAAGCTGCACAACGTGCAGGTGGTCAATCTCAACGACATCTCGAACTCGCTCAAGCCGGTCTTCTTGCCGGGCGAATCGGTGGCCGTGCGCATCGTCAAGGCAGGCGAGGAAATGGGTCAAGGCGTGGGCTATCTCGACGACGGCACGATGATCGTCGTCGAAGGTGGCCGCGACCACGTCGGCAAGGAAGTAAAAATCTCCGTTACCAGCGTGCTGCAGAACAGCGCAGGGCGGATGATCTTCGGCAAATACTCGGCTGCTTAA
- a CDS encoding leucine-rich repeat domain-containing protein: MNEASRKNEPLGNGPTAEPSAKRWRFSLKHCFLAMTLFGLILFPIVRAVHAYWRQRQAIASIPGTVTVRWEGRQCKSIHIANGSDERNEIQRGIGQLPHLQTLEISNSKLGKDSLARGALRPQIKSLTLRNVEFVEPECKFLAYLPEVNSVDVEDCDISPSMMARLAECPQLLFLRIRNCKVSPEAWEELSGHSKLAMLTLEGDVLTGEHHWLRGLTKLYTLNLKDAQMRPQNSPFERLPTRSLERISIENYPATDEDLAVIGKHAKIECVALTQTRISDAGIDALANMPGLVHLELKENGLSEAAFNGIAKCRRLAGFDIDESGITGASIGKLKQLTNFSYVSARGWTIDEPRAEELEQLKLRLLRLYDCDISQDRVDRFEAAMKGKYQECNIHRNRSKRK; this comes from the coding sequence ATGAACGAAGCATCGCGAAAGAACGAGCCTCTTGGGAATGGTCCAACGGCGGAACCATCGGCAAAGCGCTGGCGCTTTAGCTTGAAGCATTGCTTCTTGGCAATGACGTTGTTCGGGTTGATCTTATTTCCGATCGTACGCGCCGTGCATGCCTATTGGCGGCAACGACAGGCGATTGCGTCGATTCCAGGGACCGTGACAGTCCGGTGGGAAGGGCGCCAATGCAAGTCGATTCACATCGCCAACGGCAGCGACGAAAGAAACGAGATCCAACGAGGCATCGGGCAATTGCCGCACCTGCAAACGCTCGAAATCAGCAACTCCAAGCTGGGGAAGGACTCACTAGCGCGTGGTGCATTGAGGCCACAAATCAAATCACTAACGTTGCGCAATGTCGAGTTCGTCGAACCTGAGTGCAAATTCCTGGCGTACTTGCCGGAAGTTAACTCCGTAGACGTGGAAGACTGCGACATCTCGCCCAGCATGATGGCACGATTGGCCGAGTGTCCCCAACTTCTGTTCCTCCGTATTCGTAATTGCAAGGTGTCGCCAGAAGCCTGGGAGGAGCTATCGGGTCACTCCAAGCTGGCTATGTTGACATTGGAGGGGGATGTCTTGACTGGCGAGCACCATTGGCTGCGCGGTCTGACGAAACTATACACATTGAATCTAAAGGACGCGCAAATGCGTCCGCAGAACAGTCCCTTTGAGCGCTTGCCTACTCGTTCGCTGGAGCGCATCTCGATCGAGAACTATCCAGCCACCGATGAAGACCTGGCCGTGATTGGCAAGCATGCCAAGATCGAGTGCGTTGCTCTGACGCAAACGAGGATCTCCGACGCGGGAATCGATGCCCTGGCAAACATGCCGGGACTCGTCCATCTGGAACTAAAGGAGAATGGACTTTCCGAGGCCGCGTTCAATGGCATTGCCAAATGCCGCCGTTTGGCAGGCTTTGACATCGACGAAAGCGGAATCACCGGGGCCAGTATCGGCAAGTTGAAACAGCTCACTAATTTCAGTTATGTTTCGGCGCGAGGTTGGACGATTGACGAACCGCGCGCTGAGGAGTTAGAGCAACTGAAACTCCGCTTGCTGCGTCTTTACGACTGCGATATTTCGCAGGATCGGGTGGATCGCTTCGAGGCGGCGATGAAGGGGAAGTATCAAGAGTGCAATATCCACCGCAACCGGTCCAAGAGGAAATGA